Proteins encoded together in one Chitinophaga varians window:
- a CDS encoding N-6 DNA methylase has product MNHTQHNQIVNFIWSIADDVLRDVYTRGKYRDIILPFTVLRRLDALLETTKDKVISMHEQLNKLKIDNQSPQLCKVSGYVFYNTSPYTFKKLLNDPANIRRNLENYLDGFSSDVQDIISKFKLRNQLDTLEEGNITFPLIEKFCSAQINLSPVPVKDKEGNIIHAGLSNLGMGYVFEELIRKFNEENNEEAGEHFTPREIIKLMTHLIFDPIKDKIKEGTYLIYDPACGSGGMLTEAEHFALEINPKATFHLYGQEVNPETFAICKADMLIKEEDPEKIAFGSTLSNDGFPKLKFDFMLSNPPYGKTWKIDQESIIDLKTKEILDQRFAVGVPRVSDGQLLFLMNMVSKMKTDSEIGSRIASVHNGSSLFTGDAGSGESEMRKYIIENDLLEAIIQLPNDMFYNTGIATYIWVLSNKKIKNRKGKVQLIDASGIFRKMRKGLGSKSNELSEAHIQEITSVFTDCKETPISRIFDNDDFAYWNITVDRPLRLSWQLTEERLAGLDNKELFMPVMAALQKKFGKKIQQDYNELSPALDEALKKLAIKWKPKERKTFLDAISQKDETAMPVIKKQERGTTVYEADTELRDYENIPVKQNIQAYFEKEVLPFVPDAWIDHDKTVKGYEISFTKIFYQYQPLRSVAEITEEIMQLEKETEGLLNEIIS; this is encoded by the coding sequence TGCATGAGCAATTGAATAAACTGAAGATCGATAACCAATCACCCCAATTGTGTAAGGTATCAGGCTATGTGTTCTACAATACATCTCCATATACCTTCAAAAAATTGCTCAATGATCCAGCTAACATCCGTCGAAATCTTGAAAACTATTTGGATGGTTTTAGTTCCGATGTACAGGACATAATCAGCAAGTTTAAACTACGCAACCAGTTAGACACATTGGAAGAAGGAAATATAACCTTCCCTTTAATCGAAAAATTCTGCTCTGCACAAATCAATTTAAGCCCTGTTCCTGTAAAGGACAAAGAGGGCAACATTATTCATGCAGGATTGAGCAACCTCGGTATGGGCTACGTGTTTGAAGAACTGATCCGCAAGTTTAATGAAGAAAACAATGAAGAAGCGGGAGAACACTTTACGCCTCGTGAGATCATTAAGCTGATGACGCATCTTATCTTTGATCCGATAAAAGATAAAATTAAAGAAGGCACTTACCTTATCTATGACCCTGCTTGTGGTAGTGGTGGTATGCTCACGGAAGCAGAACATTTTGCTCTGGAAATAAATCCCAAAGCCACCTTTCACTTGTATGGCCAGGAAGTGAACCCCGAAACATTTGCCATTTGCAAAGCGGATATGCTTATTAAGGAAGAAGACCCTGAGAAAATTGCCTTCGGATCCACCTTATCCAATGATGGATTTCCCAAGCTGAAGTTCGATTTTATGCTATCCAATCCTCCTTACGGCAAAACATGGAAGATAGACCAGGAAAGCATCATAGATCTTAAGACCAAAGAAATACTCGATCAGCGTTTTGCCGTGGGCGTGCCCAGAGTAAGCGACGGGCAACTGCTCTTCCTTATGAACATGGTATCAAAGATGAAAACAGATAGCGAGATCGGCAGCCGCATAGCTTCCGTTCACAACGGCTCATCCTTGTTTACAGGAGATGCAGGCAGTGGCGAAAGTGAAATGAGAAAATACATCATCGAAAACGACCTGCTCGAGGCTATTATTCAGTTGCCGAACGACATGTTTTACAACACTGGCATCGCTACTTATATATGGGTGCTGAGTAATAAAAAAATAAAAAATCGCAAAGGCAAAGTGCAGTTGATAGACGCATCAGGCATCTTTCGTAAAATGCGAAAAGGACTGGGCAGCAAATCCAACGAATTAAGCGAAGCGCACATCCAGGAAATTACCAGTGTATTTACAGATTGTAAAGAAACACCTATCAGCCGTATATTTGATAATGATGACTTTGCCTATTGGAACATCACCGTTGACCGTCCGTTGCGTCTTTCCTGGCAGTTGACAGAGGAACGACTGGCTGGACTTGACAATAAAGAACTATTTATGCCCGTAATGGCGGCACTCCAAAAAAAGTTTGGAAAAAAAATTCAGCAGGACTATAATGAACTATCACCAGCGCTGGATGAAGCATTAAAAAAACTGGCAATAAAATGGAAACCCAAAGAGCGGAAAACCTTCCTGGATGCTATTTCCCAAAAAGATGAAACCGCCATGCCTGTCATAAAGAAACAGGAACGCGGCACTACTGTATATGAAGCAGACACCGAATTGAGAGATTACGAAAATATACCTGTAAAACAAAACATACAGGCCTATTTTGAAAAAGAAGTATTGCCATTTGTACCCGATGCCTGGATAGACCATGACAAAACGGTGAAGGGTTACGAAATATCCTTCACCAAAATATTTTATCAATACCAACCCTTGCGCAGCGTGGCAGAGATAACCGAAGAGATTATGCAATTGGAAAAAGAGACAGAAGGTTTGCTCAACGAAATAATTTCATAG